A single region of the Brachypodium distachyon strain Bd21 chromosome 3, Brachypodium_distachyon_v3.0, whole genome shotgun sequence genome encodes:
- the LOC106866368 gene encoding uncharacterized protein LOC106866368, whose translation MANQVVSDEARGGGGGGASTVWKHFHRNVVVSGAGAGSGCTATCRCGTTATCRRCGTMLKACPRKHGTSHLHRHARSAACALRAQAQAQRVLIAPEPAADDALTWLEDHVVDGDVDVDGHLNIRSGAQEMQEAGCTKPCSPPNYVPLPQVSNSSSKRFLKKKRNRHSYDRGSAREVHEGRRPASSAPEPQLCRRQEEKAASDKYDDDEENFKDLPSILSSGWEIDSVSDSGASNTPQEQAGPAPCPPSPQPPAAAAATSISLPIGN comes from the exons ATGGCAAACCAAGTGGTTAGCGATGAAGCacgcggaggaggtggcggcggcgcgtccaCCGTGTGGAAGCACTTCCACCGCAacgtcgtcgtctccggcgccggcgctggatCAGGCTGCACGGCGACTTGCAGGTGCGGCACCACGGCGACTTGCAGGAGGTGCGGCACCATGCTCAAAGCCTGCCCCAGGAAGCACGGCACCTCCCACCTGCATCGGCACGCCAGGAGCGCCGCCTGCGCCCTGAGGGCtcaagcccaagcccaacGGGTACTCATCGCGCCGGAACCTGCTGCCGACGACGCGCTAACGTGGCTTGAGGATCATGTGGTCGATGGCGATGTCGACGTCGACGGCCACCTGAACATAAGATCAGGCGCCCAAGAGATGCAGGAGGCCGGATGCACGAAGCCCTGCTCTCCTCCCAACT ATGTGCCTCTGCCCCAGGTATCGAATTCATCGTCCAAAAGGTTcttaaagaagaaaagaaacag GCACAGCTACGACAGAGGTTCCGCGCGGGAGGTTCATGAAGGACGACGACCGGCCTCCTCCGCACCTGAACCGCAGCTGTGCCGCCGTCAGGAGGAAAAGGCGGCAAGCGACAAgtacgacgacgacgaggagaaTTTCAAGGACCTGCCGAGCATCCTCAGCTCCGGTTGGGAGATCGATTCTGTCAGTGACAGCGGGGCCAGCAATACACCACAGGAGCAAGCTGGACCTGCACCATGTCCTCCCTCTCCACaaccgccggctgctgctgctgccactaGTATTAGCTTACCCATaggcaattaa